Part of the Vigna unguiculata cultivar IT97K-499-35 chromosome 3, ASM411807v1, whole genome shotgun sequence genome, TATGAAAGCTTCTAATCCTTGCGGTTATTGTTGAGAATAATCCAAATGCGAGTCTAATTTTtacattagataaaaataacaaagttaaacaccatataaaaaatagttataaccCCAATGTCTTGAGATTTTGGGTTAGAAGGGGTGTCAATTTCTTATATGTGGGTTATGCTTAAGTCAAGTATATTTATCTCCCTAAAGAACCACCTATAAAAACCCAACACTTGGagatttgaaaatactttaaaaCCTATTAAATTAGTCAAACCTTTGAGATTCAACTTAGTGAATGAAGGGTTTTCGAGATTTGAAATTAAGATTCAAACATTCTTtgataacaataaatgaaaataagattgtgatgagataaaaaattattgaagatACAAATAGTTTTTTTGATATAGAATCAGTCAAACAATTACAAAAAGGAGAagctaaataaaaataataattcaaagaccacaattattttatatttattaatacgTTGAAGTAATGTCAATATCTTGAATGTGAATTATGCTCAAgtcaaatatatatgatatatccATAATGGATTTCCTAAATCATCAACccttgaagatttgaaaaaaaattataaatattaaagtagtcAGATAGTTAAGATTCAACTTAGTGAATGAAGAGTTTTACGTGTTTTggaattaagaaattaaaacttaatcatTCTCTTatgtgaaaaaacatataacaataaataaaaataaaattgtcataAAAGAAGAAATGCATGAAGATATGAATATATCTTGTGATATAGAAATAGTCAAGATTTTGTGGTATAGAACCggtaaaacaattataaaaaggAGAAAACAACTGCctactcaaaaaaaaaaaaggtttaaatacctttttggttctcattttcgtagtgtttgttgcggatgatcctcattttgacagaatgtttaaaatggtcctcattttcgcaattcgtgttttatttggtccttttctgtaatgtcgtttaaatcattaacggagcattatACAAGTGACACGAATTGCGagatgaggaccattttaaacattctgtcaaaatgagaaccatccgcaacaaacactacgaaaatgaggaccaaaaaggtattcaagccaaattttttttaagaaactaCAGTTATTTTCCATTTATTATaactaaattgatttataattgttgtttatttcaatCTTTTGTAATGTATTTGTTCCGTGTATGTTTTGTGGAATTCATTTCATCATAGTTTCTTAATGAGACTCATGTTTCTGCAAGTAATGAATAAATCAGatctttcattattttgtatatttatgtTCATTTCTCTCTTCAAAATCTAATATGGTATTAAGAACAAGTTACCAATCCacaatggctaatattctcacATATCTCCTAACCCATTCATTTTACATTCTTCTTACAAAAAATTggattataataaattataaatattttaagaattatcaTCTCTAGAAGGTTACATATTAAAGGTTAATTGTTGTTTTAATATACACCTGacaattattacaataattattcaattaactTAAcgttataataaatttgaaataaaattaacataattaaattttgtatactAAAATtgtagtttaaaaattaaatatatcaatatttattatagagaaacaattatttatagtaaaataattaataaggagCATCGTTTTTGAATCAACGAAAGGTTGGGATGGTAAGGTTTAgacttttgttatattaaaataaggaGTTTAGAAAACGAAGACAAATGAGGATTGTACTGAACAATTCGTACCAATCATGAATCTTGTAGAAGGTTTTGTTGAATATAGAAAGAACTCAAAAGGAGCATTGTTGGATTCAGCGCAGCtattaacatatataatgaTGATTAAAGACAAAGActaattatgttttgttttgttggtcCAAAAAGTTAACGACATAAAGAGAACAATTCCATTCTTAGCCGACAAAGAGAATgataacaaaataacaaaattagtaTTATTGGCATCATCatgacaaataataaacatgattttttaacaattgataataattttagtacattatacgtatatattaaaTCTAAAactggaaaataaaataagaaatgttGAGTATAGTATATAGACTTAAATTTCGGCATGTATGAAggttaaaagaagaaatagatgtaaataaaatagataataatactGATAATAAATGTAATGCAATAAGGGGCATAGTTGTGTTAATAAAAATAGTCATATAAAACCGTAATAggaaagaaatgagaaaaaaagaatgtgatttaattaatataattacctaccgaaattagttatttttttctgagCATATTTTACACATGGAAAATATCATATCAATCAGCTGTTGGTGattttatgtataataattaatagagaGAATACAATTTCttactaaaatatttcttttttctaagatATAACTCTCACTCGTGTATGTTTTGTTTCATACTATAATAATGCTAATAATCTCTGGACAGACAATGACATATGTTTTCTATTGTTGAATATAAAAAGGGTAACAAGGAACCTAATAATTATGGTGTTTATATTCAACATTCACTGTGacaattaacaaataataatgctattaataataataataataataataataataattaaagacaTAGACTAATTTTGTTGTGTTGGAAGTAAAAGTTAACGACAGGTGACAGAGCGATGCCATTGGCAGCAGACACAGAAAGACACTTTCACTGAAATTCTAAAAGAATAAAGAtttgtgttttgtatttttttatttttattttttatgtttgaattGAATCCTTCATTGGTTCTTGGTAGTCACTATCATTGCCTATTTCTACTGTTTTGTTTGCATTACCCTCCCTTCCACCCTTTTCTTAATtccctctttcttctttttcatattttactttGTTTATTTGTCTGTTGCGTCAAAGAGGCCCTGAAAACAAGGTTTCTGTTGTCAAGATTGAAGCTTTTTGCTCTGTGACTCGTTTGTTATCCTCATAATGCTTTATCCTTATCTGGGTATTTAGTTCTTGTTTAAGATGGTGGAAGAAGACCATTTTCCTGTGGGTTTGCGTGTACTTGCCGTTGATGACGATCGAACTTATCTCACAGTGTTGGAGAATCTGCTTCGCAAATGCCAGTATAATGGTTTGTCATCTTTctgttttaattcaaaattctGCATTGGTTTTGCGTCTCATGAATTCTTGCATTTCTTTTACTTATTGTTATTCTCTTTCCATGTCAAGTTTTGGACTCATGAGACATGGATACCTTGTGGTTGACAATTGCAAGACCGGGatgttctttcttttttttctccagaaactgtttcctttttttcaaaactGGTTTTCTTGCGTTGCTGCATTAATTTTATAGCTATGGATCCTGTCATAATAAGTCTGATTAAGCGCTTGACAATTGAGTCTGCTTTGGTTTATCTCACATCAGATTTatgtttgtttctttgtttgttCGTTACAGTTACTGCAACTACTCAATCAGTGAAGGCGCTAGAAATGCTGAGGAAAAACAGAAACAAGTTTGACCTTGTTATCAGTGATGTGAATATGCCAGAAATGGATGGGTTTAAGCTGCTTCAGCATGTGGGACTTGAGACGGACCTACCCGTTATCAGTAAGCACAAAAACTTTTTGTCTTCACATTCATTCAAATTGAgtatattttgtgttttctcaAAGCAAAGTCTGAGAGAAAATCAATCTCAGAAACAGGTGTTGTTGTCTCACAATAATGTTATGAACTTAAACTCTTgcatttttgtgtgtgtttgtgatCTAGTGTTGTCAGGGTACGGTGATAAAGAACGGGTGATGAAAGGTGTCATATATGGTGCTTGTGACTTTTTAACAAAACCAGTTCGAATTCAAGAGTTACAGAACATATGGCAGCATGTAGTGAGGAGGAAGATTGATAGCAAGGATAAGAATAAGACTGCAAGTGAAGAAAAAGACTGCAGTATGGCACATAAGTTTGCAAATGAGGAGGAACCATGCACTGTTGCTGGGGAATGTAGTCAAGCCTTGGCACCAAAAACTTATGCTAACCAGAATATAAAAGTGGATCACAAAAGGAAAGAACGTTGTGAGGCTGAGGAAATTGAAGAAGATGATAAAGAGAACGATGAAACCTCCAATCAGAAGAAATCTCGTTTAGTTTGGGATACTGAGTTGCACAACAAATTTCTTGCTGCCATTAATCAGCTCGGAATTGACAGTGAGTGTGATAAAGAGATGTTACTTTTCTAGTTTTTCTTGACTTAAGAATTTGGAACTTAGTTAGTGTGCTCCTTTGTCATATGGATTTCATAGCTCCTGATGTAAGCTTTCTACAACTGTTAATGCAGAGGCTTTCCCCAAGAAAATACTTGACTTGATGAATATCGATGGACTTTCAAGAGAAAACGTAGCAAGCCATCTCCAGGTATGTGTGGACTCTAAATTTCCACTTTAGCATTGTGAGTAATTTTCCTTATGAACAAgagaattaatgttatgaaaatctTTCAGATCTGATGATTCATTAAAAATTCAAGAATCAAAGTTTATGAAATAACAACTCTGCTCTATATCCTTGATGATTGTGCTTCTTTGTTTCACAGAAATTCAGACTCGGTCTCAAAAAGCCTAATCCTTACCACCGTATGGGTTCAGTTGATTGCTTTCGCACGTCATCTGAATCAGGAGCAATGTTAAGCACCACATTACCATCATATGCATATGCACATGGTGGAAGGTTTAGTGTGTTAAACTCTCCATCCAGCTTGAACACGAGAGGAATGAACTCATCTGCATTTGTTCAGGCTTCTGAGTCTCCAAACATTAACAGCAGCTCCATAAAAACACATGGAAACATGCACTCGTCTATATTTTCTGCAAACCAAGCCTCAAGCTTATTGCAGGGCATTCCAAATCCAATGGAGGCTAACCGATTTAAGCCGAACAACTCAACAGCTGGTATTAGGAGGTTTGATCTACTTGATCACTCAGCTGCACTTAAAGATTTCTCTAGTTTCTCGGAAAATAGAGCCACTGTTAGAAATGCAGCAAATATATCTCTTCCTGGTCTCTCCAATAATCATTTACTTTTTCAAGGAATTTCCCAGCATAAACATCATTCTGAAGCATTCAGAAATCATTCTTCTCTTGGAGCTGCTGCTGTGAAAACACAATCTTTTGATCCAAACTCCTGTGGTTCTTCTAAAATGGGGGATGATTATGACAACAAAAGGTGGCGGGGAGCAGCTCCGATATCTACCTTTCCTTCCAATACTTCTGCTTTCAGTAACGTTTTCAGTAATGATCAACTACTTCAGCATAACTTCAAATTGCCCTCATCCACTTTTTGCAGTAGGAACAGTCCAGTTGGTTTTTCTTCCAGTGTTCCTTTGGAGGATGATATCCTAGGTGAGATGCTGCACCAAGAAGGCTTACTTGGGAATATCTTACTAGCTTCGTGTCACACCCAGCATAACCAGGGTGGTTGCAGCAAAGACATGAATCAAACCTTCAATTCCATAAATCCTGTCATTTCTCCTAATGGAGGCACTAGTTCCTTGGGACATAGCTATGAACAAAATAGTACAATTGACAATAAGAGAATTGATGCATCTTTGGTCGGCCAAATGAATGGGGTTAATCCATCATCAATCACACAGTGCAGTGAAGGTGAGAATTTCTATTCAATGAAGTCAAATGATGCGTATGTTTTGCAGAGCATGAAATCCGATGAAGCACTGGTGCAGAATAGTTTGGACTCCTTGGATGACATAATGAATGAAATAGACGAACAGGTATTTCATCAAACATTCTTGCAATATCAAGCCTTTCAAACAGATTATATTTGTGGTGGGGTTGTGAATTTTAATGTTTCCATAATCTAGTTTGGTCTGATTTAAGGAATATAAGTGTTGTTAATTTGCATCATTTCATGAAAGACTACTTTTGATTCAGGACCTGAATGCGATTATGTTGATGAATGGAGACATAGAGTTTGATGCTTACCATGATGGACTATGCAACTGACTCCTTCTGATTCCTTCCTTGAGTCATTTCATCGTGTGTAGTATCGCATTCATGTAATTTCCTATTTCTCTAATGGACACCGCACGTGCTCTAATTGTACAGCAGTAACCGCATCAAATTTCTCCACTTTCTCAATCATatctttatataaaataaaccatatatatatgaattaacTTTTTAGTATTGGGTTCAGTTATATAGTTTGATTTGAGTACGTGGAAGAATAAGAATGGAACTTGGTTTACGCTTATGTTTCATGATAAAACTGTGGCATTTTTCATTTATACTATATTGTGGACAAAATCTCTGTATGAATAGaatattcttgtttttttttttttatattactgtATGAATGTAATGTGACATGAGAATTAGACTTAGTATTGGTCTTCGGGATAATTTATTGTATCTTATGCCACAGTCAGCATAAAATAACATAAGTGTGTCTATCGTGCTCTGCTACgtaaacattataaaatttgGTGAAGTAGACATAACTTTTAGCAGAAGATATCATTGTTTATTTCACATAgcataaaaaatttagattCATGTGAAACACAGTACCCATCAAACTTTATTCGTCATTTGTTTCCATGAAAGGTAATTGCGTAAAATTGTGCACGTCCCGTCTCATCACAATTTCTTGAGAATTCTCCATTTAAAGTTTGTTTACTCGCGCTTGCGTTTCTATAAAAAAGAATTGCTTGTTTTGAAGTATTTGATTTTTCGTCAAAAATATACTAATCGAGGAGTTTCACTAACTTGTCTCATATCTCTTTATTTCACTTAATGGAGGATAACACAGAGTGCAGAAAATGAAGCTTAGTGCAAATAAAAGGTTTACGTTCACAAGCGGAAATATGTGAAGAACGAAATCTCAATGTCCCGTGGCGGAACATAAGTGTGAcgggtttattttattttatttttatatatttcaaaaagtatttatatattattattttattcacattaatttagttaattttttttaagaatttaaaaatcacattttatatctctaatatagttttttatatttttttatttgatttctctCTTTCGTGACTCTATCTCTTATTCACCtcttattttcatattaatttttatcattaatatcttattattttcaaaatcaaactgCACTACGGCAAATTTGAGGAGGAGTTCAGGAATATTTTGAGTcgaacaatttatttttttgagtaagttcatttttaccttttttttcaaagcaagaagtt contains:
- the LOC114177568 gene encoding two-component response regulator ARR12-like produces the protein MVEEDHFPVGLRVLAVDDDRTYLTVLENLLRKCQYNVTATTQSVKALEMLRKNRNKFDLVISDVNMPEMDGFKLLQHVGLETDLPVIMLSGYGDKERVMKGVIYGACDFLTKPVRIQELQNIWQHVVRRKIDSKDKNKTASEEKDCSMAHKFANEEEPCTVAGECSQALAPKTYANQNIKVDHKRKERCEAEEIEEDDKENDETSNQKKSRLVWDTELHNKFLAAINQLGIDKAFPKKILDLMNIDGLSRENVASHLQKFRLGLKKPNPYHRMGSVDCFRTSSESGAMLSTTLPSYAYAHGGRFSVLNSPSSLNTRGMNSSAFVQASESPNINSSSIKTHGNMHSSIFSANQASSLLQGIPNPMEANRFKPNNSTAGIRRFDLLDHSAALKDFSSFSENRATVRNAANISLPGLSNNHLLFQGISQHKHHSEAFRNHSSLGAAAVKTQSFDPNSCGSSKMGDDYDNKRWRGAAPISTFPSNTSAFSNVFSNDQLLQHNFKLPSSTFCSRNSPVGFSSSVPLEDDILGEMLHQEGLLGNILLASCHTQHNQGGCSKDMNQTFNSINPVISPNGGTSSLGHSYEQNSTIDNKRIDASLVGQMNGVNPSSITQCSEGENFYSMKSNDAYVLQSMKSDEALVQNSLDSLDDIMNEIDEQDLNAIMLMNGDIEFDAYHDGLCN